From a single Rosa rugosa chromosome 7, drRosRugo1.1, whole genome shotgun sequence genomic region:
- the LOC133722271 gene encoding uncharacterized protein LOC133722271 isoform X2, whose translation MPVSLTRGLLLLWLCIAAATMRTAEVAGGGGYMKYKDPKQPLNTRINDLLSRMTLEEKIGQMTQIERLVASAEVMNKYYIGSVLSGGGSVPSEQASAETWVKMVNDFQKGSLSTRLGIPMIYGIDAVHGHNNVYKATIFPHNVGLGATRDPELVKKIGAATALEVRATGIPYVFAPCIAVCRDPRWGRCYESYSEDHKVVQAMTQIIPGLQGDIPPNSRKGVPFVAAGNKKVAACAEHYVGDGGTTKGIDENNTVINRHGLLSIHMPAYYNSIIEGVATIMVSYSSWNGVKMHANRDLVTGFLKNTLSFRGFVISNWQGIDRITSPSNYSYSITAGINAGIDMVKNKIIPMSRIDDAVRRILRVKFIMGLFENPLADLSLVNQLGSQEHRDLAREAVRRSLVLLKNGESADKPLLPLPKKTSKILVAGSHADNLGYQCGGWTIEWQGLSGNNLTHGTTILTGIKNTVDPETEVVYKKNPDAEYVKSNDFSYAIVVVGEPPYAETFGDSLNLTLPDAGLKTITNVCGAVKCVVIVISGRPVVIQPYVSLLDALVAAWLPGSEGQGVADVLFGDYGFTGKLSRTWFKTVDQLPMNVGDPHYDPLFPFGFGLTTTPTKAN comes from the exons ATGCCTGTCTCCTTGACGAGGGGGCTTCTTCTGTTATGGTTGTGTATAGCAGCGGCGACAATGAGAACAGCAGAAGTAGCAGGTGGAGGAGGATACATGAAATATAAGGACCCCAAACAGCCCTTGAATACTAGAATCAATGACCTACTGAGCCGGATGactttggaggaaaagattggcCAGATGACGCAGATAGAGCGCCTTGTTGCTTCAGCTGAGGTCATGAACAAGTACTACATTG GGAGTGTGTTGAGCGGCGGTGGGAGTGTGCCATCAGAACAAGCTTCTGCAGAAACTTGGGTTAAAATGGTGAATGATTTTCAAAAGGGTTCTCTATCAACTCGCCTTGGTATTCCAATGATTTATGGTATTGATGCTGTTCATGGCCACAATAATGTCTACAAGGCAACAATCTTTCCTCATAATGTTGGCCTTGGAGCTACCAG GGACCCAGAACTTGTTAAGAAGATTGGAGCTGCAACTGCACTTGAAGTTAGAGCCACAGGCATTCCATACGTCTTTGCACCTTGCATAGCG GTTTGTAGAGATCCAAGATGGGGTCGTTGTTATGAAAGCTACAGTGAAGACCATAAGGTTGTTCAAGCAATGACTCAGATCATACCTGGATTACAAGGAGATATACCACCAAACTCCAGAAAGGGTGTTCCCTTTGTAGCAGCTGGAAA TAAAAAGGTTGCAGCCTGTGCAGAGCATTATGTGGGCGATGGGGGAACAACCAAAGGCATCGATGAGAATAACACTGTGATAAACAGGCATGGGTTACTCAGCATTCACATGCCAGCCTACTATAACTCAATTATCGAAGGTGTTGCAACTATTATGGTATCTTACTCCAGCTGGAATGGAGTCAAGATGCATGCTAACCGTGATCTTGTCACTGGCTTTCTTAAGAATACTCTCAGTTTCAGG GGTTTTGTCATCTCAAATTGGCAGGGTATTGACAGAATCACCTCACCATCCAACTACTCATACTCGATTACAGCAGGGATCAATGCTGGCATTGACATG gtgaaaaataaaattattcccATGAGCAGAATTGATGATGCAGTGAGGAGAATTTTGCGGGTTAAGTTTATAATGGGGCTATTTGAGAATCCGTTGGCTGATCTCAGCCTCGTCAACCAGCTTGGCAGTCAG GAACACAGAGACTTGGCTCGGGAAGCTGTGAGGCGATCGCTAGTTCTTCTAAAGAATGGTGAATCTGCAGACAAGCCATTGCTACCCCTTCCCAAGAAGACATCGAAAATACTTGTAGCAGGAAGTCATGCAGACAATCTTGGTTATCAGTGTGGTGGTTGGACCATTGAGTGGCAGGGATTGAGTGGCAACAATCTCACACATG GTACCACAATCCTAACCGGTATAAAGAACACAGTTGATCCAGAAACCGAAGTGGTGTACAAGAAGAATCCTGATGCGGAGTATGTTAAGTCAAATGATTTCTCCTATGCCATCGTTGTCGTAGGAGAACCACCATATGCGGAGACATTTGGTGACAGTTTAAATTTGACTCTCCCTGATGCGGGCCTTAAAACCATTACAAATGTTTGTGGTGCTGTGAAGTGTGTTGTCATCGTCATCTCCGGTCGTCCTGTTGTGATCCAACCATATGTTTCCCTGCTAGATGCTCTGGTTGCGGCGTGGCTTCCAGGAAGTGAAGGCCAAGGAGTTGCTGATGTTTTGTTTGGTGACTACGGTTTCACCGGCAAGCTTTCTCGCACTTGGTTTAAAACCGTTGATCAGCTGCCTATGAATGTTGGAGATCCACATTATGACCCTCTATTCCCCTTTGGATTTGGCCTCACAACAACACCCACCAAAGCCAACTAG
- the LOC133722271 gene encoding uncharacterized protein LOC133722271 isoform X1 yields MPVSLTRGLLLLWLCIAAATMRTAEVAGGGGYMKYKDPKQPLNTRINDLLSRMTLEEKIGQMTQIERLVASAEVMNKYYIGSVLSGGGSVPSEQASAETWVKMVNDFQKGSLSTRLGIPMIYGIDAVHGHNNVYKATIFPHNVGLGATRDPELVKKIGAATALEVRATGIPYVFAPCIAVCRDPRWGRCYESYSEDHKVVQAMTQIIPGLQGDIPPNSRKGVPFVAAGNKKVAACAEHYVGDGGTTKGIDENNTVINRHGLLSIHMPAYYNSIIEGVATIMVSYSSWNGVKMHANRDLVTGFLKNTLSFRGFVISNWQGIDRITSPSNYSYSITAGINAGIDMIMVPYNYTEFIDGLTFQVKNKIIPMSRIDDAVRRILRVKFIMGLFENPLADLSLVNQLGSQEHRDLAREAVRRSLVLLKNGESADKPLLPLPKKTSKILVAGSHADNLGYQCGGWTIEWQGLSGNNLTHGTTILTGIKNTVDPETEVVYKKNPDAEYVKSNDFSYAIVVVGEPPYAETFGDSLNLTLPDAGLKTITNVCGAVKCVVIVISGRPVVIQPYVSLLDALVAAWLPGSEGQGVADVLFGDYGFTGKLSRTWFKTVDQLPMNVGDPHYDPLFPFGFGLTTTPTKAN; encoded by the exons ATGCCTGTCTCCTTGACGAGGGGGCTTCTTCTGTTATGGTTGTGTATAGCAGCGGCGACAATGAGAACAGCAGAAGTAGCAGGTGGAGGAGGATACATGAAATATAAGGACCCCAAACAGCCCTTGAATACTAGAATCAATGACCTACTGAGCCGGATGactttggaggaaaagattggcCAGATGACGCAGATAGAGCGCCTTGTTGCTTCAGCTGAGGTCATGAACAAGTACTACATTG GGAGTGTGTTGAGCGGCGGTGGGAGTGTGCCATCAGAACAAGCTTCTGCAGAAACTTGGGTTAAAATGGTGAATGATTTTCAAAAGGGTTCTCTATCAACTCGCCTTGGTATTCCAATGATTTATGGTATTGATGCTGTTCATGGCCACAATAATGTCTACAAGGCAACAATCTTTCCTCATAATGTTGGCCTTGGAGCTACCAG GGACCCAGAACTTGTTAAGAAGATTGGAGCTGCAACTGCACTTGAAGTTAGAGCCACAGGCATTCCATACGTCTTTGCACCTTGCATAGCG GTTTGTAGAGATCCAAGATGGGGTCGTTGTTATGAAAGCTACAGTGAAGACCATAAGGTTGTTCAAGCAATGACTCAGATCATACCTGGATTACAAGGAGATATACCACCAAACTCCAGAAAGGGTGTTCCCTTTGTAGCAGCTGGAAA TAAAAAGGTTGCAGCCTGTGCAGAGCATTATGTGGGCGATGGGGGAACAACCAAAGGCATCGATGAGAATAACACTGTGATAAACAGGCATGGGTTACTCAGCATTCACATGCCAGCCTACTATAACTCAATTATCGAAGGTGTTGCAACTATTATGGTATCTTACTCCAGCTGGAATGGAGTCAAGATGCATGCTAACCGTGATCTTGTCACTGGCTTTCTTAAGAATACTCTCAGTTTCAGG GGTTTTGTCATCTCAAATTGGCAGGGTATTGACAGAATCACCTCACCATCCAACTACTCATACTCGATTACAGCAGGGATCAATGCTGGCATTGACATG ATCATGGTTCCATACAACTATACGGAATTCATTGATGGTCTAACTTTCCaggtgaaaaataaaattattcccATGAGCAGAATTGATGATGCAGTGAGGAGAATTTTGCGGGTTAAGTTTATAATGGGGCTATTTGAGAATCCGTTGGCTGATCTCAGCCTCGTCAACCAGCTTGGCAGTCAG GAACACAGAGACTTGGCTCGGGAAGCTGTGAGGCGATCGCTAGTTCTTCTAAAGAATGGTGAATCTGCAGACAAGCCATTGCTACCCCTTCCCAAGAAGACATCGAAAATACTTGTAGCAGGAAGTCATGCAGACAATCTTGGTTATCAGTGTGGTGGTTGGACCATTGAGTGGCAGGGATTGAGTGGCAACAATCTCACACATG GTACCACAATCCTAACCGGTATAAAGAACACAGTTGATCCAGAAACCGAAGTGGTGTACAAGAAGAATCCTGATGCGGAGTATGTTAAGTCAAATGATTTCTCCTATGCCATCGTTGTCGTAGGAGAACCACCATATGCGGAGACATTTGGTGACAGTTTAAATTTGACTCTCCCTGATGCGGGCCTTAAAACCATTACAAATGTTTGTGGTGCTGTGAAGTGTGTTGTCATCGTCATCTCCGGTCGTCCTGTTGTGATCCAACCATATGTTTCCCTGCTAGATGCTCTGGTTGCGGCGTGGCTTCCAGGAAGTGAAGGCCAAGGAGTTGCTGATGTTTTGTTTGGTGACTACGGTTTCACCGGCAAGCTTTCTCGCACTTGGTTTAAAACCGTTGATCAGCTGCCTATGAATGTTGGAGATCCACATTATGACCCTCTATTCCCCTTTGGATTTGGCCTCACAACAACACCCACCAAAGCCAACTAG
- the LOC133722271 gene encoding uncharacterized protein LOC133722271 isoform X3 gives MVNDFQKGSLSTRLGIPMIYGIDAVHGHNNVYKATIFPHNVGLGATRDPELVKKIGAATALEVRATGIPYVFAPCIAVCRDPRWGRCYESYSEDHKVVQAMTQIIPGLQGDIPPNSRKGVPFVAAGNKKVAACAEHYVGDGGTTKGIDENNTVINRHGLLSIHMPAYYNSIIEGVATIMVSYSSWNGVKMHANRDLVTGFLKNTLSFRGFVISNWQGIDRITSPSNYSYSITAGINAGIDMIMVPYNYTEFIDGLTFQVKNKIIPMSRIDDAVRRILRVKFIMGLFENPLADLSLVNQLGSQEHRDLAREAVRRSLVLLKNGESADKPLLPLPKKTSKILVAGSHADNLGYQCGGWTIEWQGLSGNNLTHGTTILTGIKNTVDPETEVVYKKNPDAEYVKSNDFSYAIVVVGEPPYAETFGDSLNLTLPDAGLKTITNVCGAVKCVVIVISGRPVVIQPYVSLLDALVAAWLPGSEGQGVADVLFGDYGFTGKLSRTWFKTVDQLPMNVGDPHYDPLFPFGFGLTTTPTKAN, from the exons ATGGTGAATGATTTTCAAAAGGGTTCTCTATCAACTCGCCTTGGTATTCCAATGATTTATGGTATTGATGCTGTTCATGGCCACAATAATGTCTACAAGGCAACAATCTTTCCTCATAATGTTGGCCTTGGAGCTACCAG GGACCCAGAACTTGTTAAGAAGATTGGAGCTGCAACTGCACTTGAAGTTAGAGCCACAGGCATTCCATACGTCTTTGCACCTTGCATAGCG GTTTGTAGAGATCCAAGATGGGGTCGTTGTTATGAAAGCTACAGTGAAGACCATAAGGTTGTTCAAGCAATGACTCAGATCATACCTGGATTACAAGGAGATATACCACCAAACTCCAGAAAGGGTGTTCCCTTTGTAGCAGCTGGAAA TAAAAAGGTTGCAGCCTGTGCAGAGCATTATGTGGGCGATGGGGGAACAACCAAAGGCATCGATGAGAATAACACTGTGATAAACAGGCATGGGTTACTCAGCATTCACATGCCAGCCTACTATAACTCAATTATCGAAGGTGTTGCAACTATTATGGTATCTTACTCCAGCTGGAATGGAGTCAAGATGCATGCTAACCGTGATCTTGTCACTGGCTTTCTTAAGAATACTCTCAGTTTCAGG GGTTTTGTCATCTCAAATTGGCAGGGTATTGACAGAATCACCTCACCATCCAACTACTCATACTCGATTACAGCAGGGATCAATGCTGGCATTGACATG ATCATGGTTCCATACAACTATACGGAATTCATTGATGGTCTAACTTTCCaggtgaaaaataaaattattcccATGAGCAGAATTGATGATGCAGTGAGGAGAATTTTGCGGGTTAAGTTTATAATGGGGCTATTTGAGAATCCGTTGGCTGATCTCAGCCTCGTCAACCAGCTTGGCAGTCAG GAACACAGAGACTTGGCTCGGGAAGCTGTGAGGCGATCGCTAGTTCTTCTAAAGAATGGTGAATCTGCAGACAAGCCATTGCTACCCCTTCCCAAGAAGACATCGAAAATACTTGTAGCAGGAAGTCATGCAGACAATCTTGGTTATCAGTGTGGTGGTTGGACCATTGAGTGGCAGGGATTGAGTGGCAACAATCTCACACATG GTACCACAATCCTAACCGGTATAAAGAACACAGTTGATCCAGAAACCGAAGTGGTGTACAAGAAGAATCCTGATGCGGAGTATGTTAAGTCAAATGATTTCTCCTATGCCATCGTTGTCGTAGGAGAACCACCATATGCGGAGACATTTGGTGACAGTTTAAATTTGACTCTCCCTGATGCGGGCCTTAAAACCATTACAAATGTTTGTGGTGCTGTGAAGTGTGTTGTCATCGTCATCTCCGGTCGTCCTGTTGTGATCCAACCATATGTTTCCCTGCTAGATGCTCTGGTTGCGGCGTGGCTTCCAGGAAGTGAAGGCCAAGGAGTTGCTGATGTTTTGTTTGGTGACTACGGTTTCACCGGCAAGCTTTCTCGCACTTGGTTTAAAACCGTTGATCAGCTGCCTATGAATGTTGGAGATCCACATTATGACCCTCTATTCCCCTTTGGATTTGGCCTCACAACAACACCCACCAAAGCCAACTAG
- the LOC133723278 gene encoding protein FAR1-RELATED SEQUENCE 5-like → MNLGSVSCYAETTEVYTPQVADELKPTKNGEFRTLDEIFEFYNKYAFEAGFSVRRSSTAKSKDGSETIRQELCCRKEGHSQKHTALPKKRKGIIRTGCLAKIAAVKRCRIYVITQFTEAHNHPLTTLERVHLLPSHHQVSNATKCLTMELGLVNINPSHQQISLLEVHSRGIENMGCTGKDIYNYERDKREELKGHDGDML, encoded by the coding sequence ATGAATTTAGGGTCAGTTTCATGTTATGCTGAGACCACCGAAGTGTACACTCCTCAAGTAGCGGATGAGTTGAAGCCTACAAAAAACGGTGAATTTAGAACACTAGATGAGATTTTTGAATTTTACAACAAGTATGCTTTTGAAGCTGGGTTTAGTGTTCGGAGAAGTTCTACTGCCAAGAGTAAAGATGGTTCTGAAACTATAAGACAAGAACTTTGTTGTCGCAAAGAAGGGCATTCACAGAAACATACGGCTCTGCCAAAAAAGCGGAAAGGGATCATAAGAACGGGTTGTCTAGCAAAGATTGCAGCTGTGAAGAGATGTCGCATATATGTAATCACTCAATTTACGGAGGCTCATAACCATCCTTTGACAACTCTTGAGAGAGTTCATTTGTTACCATCTCATCATCAAGTTTCAAATGCTACCAAATGCTTAACCATGGAACTTGGACTGGTAAATATTAATCCAAGCCACCAACAAATCAGTTTGCTTGAAGTTCATTCGAGAGGAATTGAGAATATGGGTTGCACAGGGAAAGATATATACAATTATGAAAGAGATAAGCGAGAAGAGTTGAAAGGACATGATGGAGATATGTTGTAG